The following proteins are co-located in the Microcystis wesenbergii NRERC-220 genome:
- a CDS encoding HNH endonuclease codes for MVDSLPLRNLKYYCERFASLNVNVSKKRGNAQYKPILLLSVIDLISQGLITENKIFVSDELINTFNKYWNVLSSQYEGGLYYPFFHLQSEGFWYLRLKPDFNGLQPKSTKKLKLAVEYALLDEELYDLLQDQNYRQELIDTLISVWFSSSQKEISEILTINTNLQDVSTEELSIFDNVEQEKKFYLRKSLIRSAFFRKAVVYIYNYQCSFCGLKVNHSLTQSIVDGAHIKPFAKFYNNQINNGLSLCKNHHWAFDQGLFTIDDQYKIIITKDFEEVSPNAKSIKDFHGENLLLPDNNEYLPNLESVKWHRDNIFKG; via the coding sequence ATGGTCGATAGTCTTCCCCTACGCAATTTAAAATATTATTGTGAAAGATTCGCCTCTTTGAATGTTAATGTTAGTAAAAAAAGAGGTAATGCTCAATATAAACCAATTTTACTTTTATCAGTTATCGATCTAATTTCACAGGGATTAATCACGGAAAATAAAATTTTTGTTTCTGATGAATTAATTAATACATTTAATAAATACTGGAATGTTTTATCATCTCAATATGAGGGTGGTTTGTATTATCCATTTTTTCACTTACAAAGCGAAGGATTCTGGTATCTAAGATTAAAGCCAGATTTTAATGGGCTACAGCCAAAGTCAACGAAAAAACTCAAATTAGCTGTAGAATATGCCTTATTAGATGAGGAATTATATGATTTGCTGCAAGATCAAAATTATCGTCAGGAATTAATAGACACTTTAATATCAGTATGGTTTTCATCATCTCAAAAAGAAATTAGTGAAATATTGACTATTAACACTAACTTGCAGGATGTAAGTACGGAAGAATTATCGATATTCGATAATGTAGAACAGGAGAAAAAATTCTATCTACGAAAATCTTTAATAAGAAGTGCTTTTTTTCGTAAAGCAGTCGTTTATATATATAATTATCAATGCTCTTTTTGCGGTCTTAAAGTAAACCACTCCTTGACACAAAGTATTGTCGATGGCGCACATATCAAACCTTTTGCTAAATTCTATAATAACCAGATAAACAACGGTTTATCTCTTTGTAAAAATCATCATTGGGCATTTGATCAAGGATTATTCACAATTGATGATCAATACAAAATTATTATCACAAAAGATTTTGAAGAAGTTTCACCGAACGCAAAGTCTATAAAAGATTTTCATGGTGAGAATCTTTTACTGCCTGATAATAACGAATATCTGCCTAATCTTGAATCCGTAAAATGGCATAGAGATAATATATTTAAAGGTTAA